One window of Hymenobacter sp. BRD128 genomic DNA carries:
- a CDS encoding lysylphosphatidylglycerol synthase transmembrane domain-containing protein: MPLASPPPVPARLDADLLHQLRPSRIVVPALIGLSVVAFLFWRSYKPGDLAPLLHAKWQWLFITLLVLWARDLGYIYRIRSISEKALSWRQSFGVIVVWEFASCVLPSAAGGTAAAPVILTKEGIPLGKAIAYTIVTAFLDNLYYVLMVPLVVWLASDGLYPHGLQSAFVQSLRILFIFSYLAVSAYAGLLIYALFVNPRSVRRLLVRLASVRVLRRFRRLAYRQGQEMVLASAQLRGAGAAYWWRASLSTVFVWTARYAVIGCLIGAFSPMTTNTFLFIFARNITYKVILLLAITPGGAGIAEGAFPTFFGRFMGTAAMTSFLVLLYRIVTYYFYLALGVAYLPRWLASPTRSRVPKRE, from the coding sequence ATGCCGCTAGCTTCTCCTCCCCCCGTCCCGGCCCGCCTCGATGCCGACCTGCTGCACCAGCTGCGGCCTTCGCGCATCGTAGTGCCGGCGCTGATTGGGTTGAGTGTGGTAGCTTTTTTATTCTGGCGCTCCTATAAGCCCGGCGACCTCGCCCCGCTGCTACACGCCAAATGGCAGTGGCTGTTTATTACGCTGCTGGTGCTGTGGGCGCGCGACCTGGGCTACATCTACCGCATCCGCAGCATTTCGGAAAAAGCGTTGAGCTGGCGGCAGTCCTTCGGGGTGATTGTGGTGTGGGAATTTGCCTCCTGCGTGCTGCCCTCGGCGGCGGGCGGCACGGCGGCGGCCCCGGTTATCCTCACCAAGGAAGGCATTCCGCTGGGTAAAGCCATTGCGTACACCATCGTCACGGCCTTTCTCGACAACCTCTATTATGTGCTGATGGTGCCCCTGGTGGTGTGGCTAGCCAGCGATGGCCTCTACCCCCACGGCCTGCAATCGGCGTTTGTGCAATCGCTACGCATCCTCTTCATTTTCAGCTACCTGGCCGTATCGGCCTACGCCGGCCTGCTCATTTATGCCTTGTTCGTAAATCCGCGCTCGGTGCGGCGCTTGCTGGTGCGCCTGGCTTCGGTGCGGGTGCTGCGGCGGTTTCGGCGGCTAGCCTACCGCCAGGGCCAGGAGATGGTACTGGCCTCGGCCCAGCTGCGCGGCGCGGGCGCCGCCTACTGGTGGCGGGCCAGCCTGAGCACCGTGTTTGTGTGGACGGCCCGCTACGCCGTTATCGGCTGCCTCATCGGCGCTTTTTCCCCCATGACGACGAACACGTTTCTGTTCATCTTTGCCCGCAATATCACCTACAAAGTCATTCTACTGCTGGCCATTACGCCGGGCGGCGCGGGCATTGCCGAGGGGGCGTTTCCGACGTTCTTCGGCCGCTTTATGGGCACGGCCGCCATGACGAGCTTCTTGGTGCTGCTCTACCGCATCGTCACGTACTACTTCTACCTGGCGCTGGGCGTGGCCTACCTGCCCCGCTGGCTGGCTAGCCCAACCCGGTCACGCGTGCCTAAGAGGGAGTAG
- a CDS encoding TonB-dependent receptor, protein MNKLTFPTALVLAGALAASPLLAFSQAGGRAPATSAPASRSTGRISGTVTDAANGKPVSYATVNVINPTTNSPVNGGVAGDDGKFVLPVPAGTYRVEISFIGYQTQVKNDVTVAAGANLALGSVALRGEAQKLGEVVVTGKKPLIEERVDRTIYNADVDKTTAGGDATDVLKRVPLLSVDLDGNVSLRGSSNIRVLINNKPSTIAASSVADALKQIPADQIQTVEVITSPSAKYDAEGSGGIINIVTKTNNLKGGSLGINTSAGLRASNLGLNGNYRNGKFGISLGGFGRASYNQPGSFENSQTSTSLATGNRTTVAQSADTRRNDAFGRYTLGLTYDFDKHNSLAGSLAYGVRNADNYQNTLVSRIGTNGAPLAVNSLRDVVSVNKSNTIDASLNYTHTYQTEQRELSVLTLFSRNNQTNNFTNSVFNPSDLTKSTYIGQLGNNNNSYNEEFTGQLDYQTPTVKNQLLELGAKDIVRRVNSDYSYFYDPALAPAAGSGTLNNSFRYRQNVTAGYATYTIGLPKGFTVKPGVRFEYTTISADFTNNKGVLTNTTIPDYGVLVPSINLSRKLENGNVVKLSYNRRIQRPSLQFLNPNVQASNPLNASAGNPLLRPEYTNNYELGYSTTVKQKVNLNLTAFVRNTTGAIQTVRVPLPDSLNPNRIQGALLSTFQNAGTENAYGGSLFAGANSGKLSLNASVDVYYAVLRNNDPSALYNSSNRGTVVNARAFGSYDMGKNYSLQLFGFYRGQQVQLQGYQSGFGIYSLSLQKSFAEKRGSIGFGAENFFTGQIRIRTDVSTPYVDSYAYNGVNVPINGPILTQNSTNVIHNLNFKVNFSYRIGKLTAGDTGRRGKGVNNDDLKEGGDNGGVGGGEMGGGQGGGGGGGQGGGRPSGGQRPGGSPGAAGQRPGGARPASATDSTRRVIPADSLQQLRNQASPASATPGASTPATPGLAAPAQQPADSSATKPAASPAMKPNTPAAPVGPPSPGTTSPGGITPAGSPGGRP, encoded by the coding sequence ATGAACAAGCTTACTTTTCCTACTGCCTTGGTTCTGGCCGGCGCGCTGGCGGCTAGCCCGCTGCTGGCCTTTAGCCAGGCGGGCGGGCGGGCGCCCGCCACATCGGCCCCGGCATCCCGCTCCACCGGCCGCATCAGCGGTACCGTTACCGACGCGGCCAACGGCAAGCCAGTGTCGTACGCGACCGTCAACGTCATCAACCCCACCACCAACAGCCCCGTGAACGGCGGCGTGGCCGGCGACGATGGCAAGTTTGTGCTGCCCGTGCCCGCCGGTACCTACCGCGTCGAAATCAGCTTTATCGGCTACCAGACGCAGGTGAAAAACGACGTGACCGTGGCCGCCGGCGCCAACCTGGCGCTGGGTAGCGTGGCCCTGCGCGGCGAAGCCCAGAAGCTGGGCGAGGTAGTGGTGACGGGCAAAAAGCCGCTCATTGAGGAGCGCGTGGACCGCACCATCTACAACGCCGACGTGGACAAGACCACGGCCGGCGGCGACGCCACCGACGTGCTCAAGCGCGTGCCGCTGCTGAGCGTGGACCTGGACGGCAACGTGAGCCTGCGCGGCAGCTCCAACATCCGAGTGCTGATTAATAACAAGCCCAGCACCATCGCGGCTAGCAGCGTGGCCGACGCGCTGAAGCAGATTCCGGCCGACCAGATTCAGACCGTGGAGGTCATTACCTCGCCGTCGGCCAAGTACGATGCCGAGGGCTCGGGCGGTATTATCAACATCGTTACTAAGACGAATAACCTGAAGGGCGGCTCGCTGGGCATCAACACCAGCGCGGGCCTGCGGGCCAGCAACCTGGGCCTGAATGGCAACTACCGCAACGGCAAGTTTGGCATCAGTCTGGGCGGTTTTGGGCGGGCCAGCTACAACCAGCCGGGCAGCTTCGAGAACAGCCAGACTAGTACCAGCCTGGCCACCGGCAACCGCACCACCGTGGCGCAAAGCGCCGACACCCGGCGCAACGACGCCTTCGGGCGCTACACGCTGGGCCTCACCTACGACTTCGACAAGCACAACTCGCTGGCGGGCTCGCTAGCCTACGGTGTGCGCAATGCTGACAACTACCAGAATACCCTGGTAAGCCGCATTGGCACCAACGGGGCCCCGCTGGCCGTGAACTCGCTGCGCGACGTGGTTTCGGTAAATAAATCGAACACCATCGACGCTAGCCTCAACTATACGCACACCTACCAGACCGAGCAGCGCGAGTTGAGCGTGCTGACGCTGTTTAGCCGCAATAACCAGACAAACAACTTCACCAACAGCGTTTTCAACCCGAGCGACCTGACCAAGAGCACCTACATCGGCCAGCTCGGCAACAACAACAACAGCTACAACGAGGAATTTACCGGCCAGCTTGACTACCAGACGCCGACGGTGAAAAACCAGCTGCTGGAGCTGGGTGCCAAGGACATTGTGCGCCGCGTGAACAGCGACTACAGCTACTTCTACGACCCGGCGCTGGCGCCGGCGGCCGGCAGCGGTACGCTGAATAATTCGTTTCGCTACCGCCAGAACGTGACGGCCGGCTACGCTACTTATACCATCGGGCTACCCAAGGGCTTTACGGTGAAGCCGGGCGTGCGCTTCGAGTACACTACCATCTCGGCTGATTTTACTAATAACAAGGGCGTGCTCACCAACACCACTATTCCCGACTACGGGGTGCTGGTGCCCAGCATCAACCTTTCGCGCAAGCTGGAGAACGGCAACGTGGTGAAGCTCTCCTATAACCGCCGCATTCAGCGCCCGTCGCTGCAATTTCTGAACCCTAACGTGCAAGCCAGCAACCCGTTGAATGCCTCAGCCGGCAACCCGCTGTTGCGCCCCGAATACACCAATAACTACGAGCTGGGCTACAGCACCACCGTGAAGCAGAAGGTGAACCTGAACCTGACGGCCTTTGTGCGCAACACTACCGGCGCCATCCAGACGGTGCGCGTGCCGCTGCCCGATTCGCTCAATCCCAACCGCATCCAGGGTGCGCTACTGAGCACGTTTCAGAACGCCGGCACCGAAAACGCCTACGGCGGCAGCCTTTTTGCGGGCGCCAACTCGGGCAAGCTCTCGCTCAATGCCAGCGTGGACGTGTACTACGCCGTGCTGCGCAACAACGACCCCAGCGCGCTCTACAACTCCAGCAACCGGGGCACCGTGGTGAATGCGCGGGCCTTCGGCTCGTATGACATGGGCAAGAACTACTCGCTCCAGCTCTTCGGCTTCTACCGGGGCCAGCAGGTGCAGCTGCAAGGCTACCAGAGCGGCTTCGGCATCTACAGCCTGAGTTTGCAAAAGAGTTTTGCCGAAAAGCGCGGCAGCATTGGTTTCGGGGCCGAGAATTTCTTCACCGGCCAGATTCGCATTCGCACCGACGTATCGACGCCCTACGTGGATAGCTACGCCTACAACGGCGTAAACGTGCCCATCAACGGGCCCATCCTGACCCAGAACAGCACCAACGTCATTCACAACCTGAACTTTAAAGTCAACTTCAGCTATCGCATCGGCAAGCTGACGGCTGGCGACACCGGCCGCCGGGGCAAGGGTGTGAACAACGACGACCTGAAGGAAGGCGGCGACAACGGCGGCGTTGGCGGCGGCGAGATGGGCGGTGGCCAGGGTGGCGGCGGGGGCGGCGGCCAGGGCGGCGGGCGGCCTAGCGGCGGCCAGCGCCCCGGCGGCTCTCCCGGCGCAGCCGGCCAGCGGCCGGGCGGGGCACGCCCAGCTAGCGCTACCGACTCGACGCGTCGCGTCATCCCGGCCGACTCGCTGCAACAGCTGCGCAATCAGGCTAGCCCTGCCTCGGCCACGCCCGGCGCTTCTACGCCAGCTACTCCTGGCCTAGCGGCCCCGGCCCAGCAACCAGCCGATAGCTCGGCTACCAAGCCGGCTGCTTCGCCGGCCATGAAACCCAACACCCCGGCCGCGCCGGTAGGCCCGCCCTCGCCGGGCACCACTTCGCCGGGCGGCATCACGCCGGCCGGCAGCCCCGGCGGGCGGCCCTAG